One window of the Burkholderia sp. FERM BP-3421 genome contains the following:
- a CDS encoding TOBE domain-containing protein codes for MTDPTPLPSSASAREPLALRGELWLHAGAHTLGGAARIALLAAIGETGSITRAAKAVGLSYKGAWDAIDTMNNLAGEPLVLRSTGGKGGGGTVLTPRAIELIDAFRVIEREHRRFVEAASAAVAGFAVNWELIGRIGMKTSARNQLLGEVASIKHGAVNDEVTLALPGGQTIVAVVTHESTEALGLAVGGQACALVKASWVILATEDDGAPLRLSTRNQLRGVVSDVKRGAVNSEVLLALDGGVTLAAIVTNESVDALALAKGVKALAAFKASSVILAVNG; via the coding sequence ATGACCGATCCCACCCCCTTGCCGTCATCGGCTTCCGCTCGCGAACCGCTCGCGCTGCGCGGCGAACTGTGGCTGCACGCGGGCGCGCACACACTCGGCGGCGCGGCGCGCATCGCGCTCCTCGCCGCGATCGGCGAGACCGGCTCGATCACGCGTGCGGCGAAGGCGGTCGGCCTCAGCTACAAGGGGGCCTGGGATGCGATCGACACGATGAATAATCTGGCCGGCGAGCCGCTCGTGCTGCGCTCGACGGGCGGCAAGGGCGGCGGCGGCACGGTGCTGACGCCGCGCGCGATCGAGCTGATCGATGCGTTTCGCGTGATCGAGCGCGAGCATCGCCGGTTTGTCGAGGCCGCGAGCGCGGCGGTGGCAGGTTTTGCGGTCAACTGGGAACTCATCGGGAGAATTGGCATGAAGACAAGCGCACGCAACCAGTTGCTCGGCGAGGTCGCGTCGATCAAGCATGGGGCGGTAAACGACGAAGTCACGCTGGCGTTGCCGGGCGGCCAGACGATCGTCGCCGTCGTGACGCACGAGAGCACGGAGGCGCTGGGTCTCGCGGTCGGCGGGCAGGCTTGCGCGCTCGTCAAGGCGTCGTGGGTGATTCTGGCGACGGAGGACGACGGCGCGCCGTTGCGGCTGTCGACCCGCAATCAGCTGCGCGGCGTGGTGAGCGACGTGAAGCGGGGCGCGGTCAACAGCGAGGTGCTGCTGGCGCTCGACGGCGGCGTGACGCTTGCGGCGATCGTGACCAACGAAAGCGTCGATGCGCTCGCGCTCGCGAAGGGCGTGAAAGCGCTCGCGGCGTTCAAGGCGTCGAGCGTGATCCTGGCGGTGAACGGCTGA
- a CDS encoding CHAD domain-containing protein, producing MSRVLEIVLGFPLQHWPANAGVRGRAARDFGAELVRAWRICPQVKMRRGAERISIAPCRMPEAEPGAPGCWWTWIETTDQGRYVLAARARAFAPGVAIRERFDERHAELPVAPPPTDSSDHAGAPAATLVSMRRRGRWQDEDGLVIELTLDDLTQPDADGALRFCELRAAVADADDDTRRAAALRALFRAVRELSGAWPAFPLLTGALDRACQGMALDARAEPVKTSRVDLTGLRTQRAALFALGGNVTAQWFANEAGARDTGDPEYVHQMRVALRRLRTLMRLFPHFADGAWKHAFAGELGWLGGLLGAVRDWDVCGASTLPALAAADSDPDAWSATLAAAHAHGAAARTELRQALGSARYAGLALSWLEWLCGLGAPEASAEEASPTRGADRALPSLKRHAAKRVSRLFGHLYGAPKLTALDAAARHQVRIDAKRLRYALEFFASLASRRTRGETTRVLARVQSVLGDANDAAVALRCLERLAAPAYQLGFARGYGAAAQRHAAREAEGLLRELRTPKIGGRTA from the coding sequence ATGTCGCGCGTGCTGGAGATCGTGCTGGGATTTCCGTTGCAACACTGGCCGGCGAACGCCGGCGTCCGCGGGCGTGCGGCCCGCGATTTCGGCGCGGAACTGGTGCGCGCGTGGCGGATCTGTCCGCAGGTGAAGATGCGGCGCGGCGCCGAGCGCATCTCGATCGCGCCCTGCCGGATGCCCGAGGCGGAGCCCGGCGCGCCGGGCTGCTGGTGGACCTGGATCGAAACCACCGACCAGGGCCGATATGTGCTCGCCGCGCGTGCGCGTGCATTTGCGCCCGGCGTTGCGATCCGCGAGCGCTTCGATGAACGGCACGCCGAACTGCCGGTTGCGCCGCCTCCAACCGATTCCTCCGACCACGCCGGCGCGCCGGCGGCCACGCTCGTCAGCATGCGTCGACGTGGCCGCTGGCAGGACGAGGACGGCCTTGTGATCGAGTTGACGCTCGACGATCTCACCCAGCCCGACGCCGACGGCGCGTTGCGTTTTTGCGAGTTGCGCGCGGCCGTCGCGGACGCCGACGACGACACCCGGCGCGCGGCGGCGCTGCGCGCGCTGTTCCGTGCGGTGCGGGAGTTGAGCGGTGCGTGGCCCGCCTTCCCGCTGCTGACGGGCGCACTCGATCGCGCATGTCAGGGGATGGCGCTGGATGCGCGCGCCGAGCCCGTGAAAACCTCGCGCGTCGATCTGACCGGGCTGCGCACGCAGCGCGCGGCATTGTTTGCGCTGGGCGGCAACGTGACCGCGCAGTGGTTCGCGAACGAAGCCGGCGCGCGCGACACCGGCGATCCGGAATACGTGCACCAGATGCGGGTGGCGTTGCGCCGCCTGCGCACGCTGATGCGTTTGTTTCCGCATTTCGCCGATGGCGCGTGGAAGCACGCGTTCGCGGGTGAGCTGGGCTGGCTGGGCGGCCTGCTCGGCGCGGTGCGCGACTGGGATGTCTGCGGTGCCTCGACGCTGCCGGCGCTGGCGGCGGCGGACAGCGATCCCGACGCGTGGAGCGCGACACTCGCCGCCGCGCACGCGCATGGCGCGGCGGCGCGCACCGAGTTGCGTCAGGCGCTTGGCTCGGCGCGTTACGCGGGGCTCGCGCTGTCCTGGCTCGAATGGCTGTGCGGGCTCGGCGCGCCGGAGGCGAGTGCCGAGGAGGCGTCGCCCACACGCGGCGCGGACCGCGCGTTGCCCTCGCTCAAGCGCCATGCGGCGAAGCGCGTGAGCCGGCTGTTCGGGCATCTGTACGGCGCGCCGAAACTCACGGCGCTCGATGCGGCCGCGCGGCACCAGGTGCGGATCGATGCGAAGCGGCTGCGTTACGCGCTGGAGTTCTTCGCCTCGCTGGCGTCGCGCCGCACGCGCGGCGAGACGACGCGCGTGCTTGCGCGCGTCCAGAGCGTGCTCGGCGACGCGAACGACGCGGCCGTCGCGCTGCGCTGCCTCGAACGGCTGGCGGCGCCTGCTTATCAGCTGGGGTTCGCGCGCGGCTATGGCGCGGCCGCGCAGCGGCACGCGGCGCGCGAGGCCGAGGGCTTGTTGCGCGAGCTGCGCACACCGAAGATCGGCGGGCGCACGGCTTGA
- a CDS encoding GFA family protein: protein MSRRLASCSCGQLSAEVVGEPVRISICHCLACQRRTGSAFSQQARFRREDVSLSGTSSEYVRVGDEGSRITFHFCPHCGSTVYYEPEGLEAYLAIPVGAFADPSFPAPNVSVYEERMHAWVVPPADAEHIF, encoded by the coding sequence ATGTCTCGACGTCTAGCATCCTGCAGTTGCGGCCAGCTCAGCGCCGAGGTCGTCGGCGAGCCGGTACGTATCTCCATCTGCCACTGCCTCGCCTGCCAGCGCAGGACGGGCAGCGCCTTCAGCCAGCAGGCCAGATTCCGTCGCGAGGACGTATCGCTTTCAGGGACTTCATCCGAGTACGTGCGCGTCGGTGACGAAGGCTCCCGCATCACATTCCACTTCTGCCCCCACTGCGGCTCGACGGTTTACTACGAACCCGAGGGACTGGAGGCGTACCTGGCGATTCCCGTCGGGGCGTTCGCCGATCCGAGCTTCCCCGCGCCGAACGTCTCGGTCTACGAAGAACGCATGCACGCATGGGTCGTTCCGCCGGCGGACGCCGAACACATTTTCTGA
- a CDS encoding tautomerase family protein, with amino-acid sequence MPFTRIALREGKPAAYRRALSAGIQQALTRVFNVPDDDLFMAVTEHRDDNFLYDRQYLGIARSDDLVMIQITVTDSRGPEQKRALYRQIVEALAASPGVRPEDVFINLVEVRKENWSFGNGIAQYAPE; translated from the coding sequence ATGCCGTTCACCCGAATCGCGTTGCGCGAAGGCAAGCCGGCCGCGTATCGCCGCGCCTTGTCAGCCGGCATTCAACAGGCCTTGACGCGCGTGTTCAACGTGCCCGACGACGACCTTTTCATGGCCGTCACCGAGCATCGCGACGACAACTTCCTCTACGACCGTCAGTACCTGGGCATCGCGCGCAGCGACGATCTCGTGATGATCCAGATCACGGTCACCGATTCCCGCGGGCCGGAGCAGAAGCGGGCGTTGTACCGGCAGATCGTCGAGGCGCTCGCGGCGTCGCCCGGGGTGCGTCCCGAGGACGTGTTCATCAATCTCGTCGAGGTCCGCAAGGAGAACTGGTCGTTCGGCAACGGCATCGCGCAGTACGCGCCGGAATAG
- a CDS encoding LysR family transcriptional regulator — MKPLDLDAVRAFVLVADLASFTRAADALGTTQSAVSLKLKRLETHLGKPLLARTPRVVKLAPDGARFLPAARALLDAHEQALGALAATPRRLVLGVSEHVAVPDLPAVLSGLHRHDPGLALEMHLGTSSDLLARYDDRRLDAVIVRHEPTEDPPRDDGTLLFSEPLAWLAAPGWTPRAGEPLPLAVLAGPCGVRSAALRALERAGLPWRERFTGGGVAAVAAAAAAGLAVSPLARRVAPRTLVEVGARLGLPPLPESQVVLYSRVRDARSIDTLRRFADSLAGPA, encoded by the coding sequence ATGAAACCCCTCGATCTCGATGCCGTGCGCGCGTTCGTGCTGGTGGCCGATCTCGCGAGCTTCACGCGCGCCGCCGACGCGCTCGGCACCACCCAATCGGCCGTCAGCCTGAAGCTCAAGCGGCTCGAAACCCATCTCGGCAAGCCGCTGCTCGCGCGCACGCCGCGCGTCGTGAAGCTCGCGCCCGACGGCGCGCGCTTCCTGCCGGCCGCCCGCGCGCTGCTCGACGCGCACGAGCAGGCGCTCGGCGCGCTCGCGGCCACGCCGCGGCGGCTCGTGCTCGGCGTCAGCGAGCACGTCGCGGTGCCGGACCTGCCCGCCGTGCTGAGCGGCCTGCACCGGCACGACCCGGGGCTCGCGCTCGAAATGCACCTCGGCACCTCGAGCGACCTGCTCGCCCGCTACGACGACCGCCGCCTCGACGCCGTCATCGTGCGCCACGAGCCCACGGAAGACCCGCCCCGCGACGACGGCACGCTGCTGTTCAGCGAACCGCTGGCCTGGCTCGCCGCGCCCGGCTGGACGCCGCGCGCGGGCGAGCCGCTGCCGCTCGCGGTGCTGGCCGGCCCGTGCGGGGTCCGCTCGGCCGCGCTGCGCGCGCTCGAGCGGGCCGGGCTGCCGTGGCGCGAACGCTTCACGGGCGGCGGCGTCGCCGCGGTCGCCGCCGCCGCCGCAGCGGGCCTCGCCGTCTCCCCGCTCGCGCGCCGCGTCGCGCCGCGCACGCTGGTCGAGGTCGGCGCGCGCCTCGGCCTGCCGCCGCTGCCCGAATCGCAGGTCGTGCTGTACTCGCGGGTGCGCGACGCGCGCTCGATCGACACGCTGCGTCGTTTCGCCGACAGTCTCGCCGGGCCGGCGTAG
- a CDS encoding DMT family transporter, which produces MTPSARQHLRANLLMLAAAAIWGSAFVAQRLSLDVIGPFLFTGLRFLLGAAVLTPLLWMKASARAQLAAIARDRTLLLPGIALGALLAVSISLQQIGLQYTKIANAGFISSLYVVLVPLLGVLLRHRTGLGTWFGALLAALGLYFLSIDEHFSILYGDWFQLAGAFVIAAHVMAVGYLARRHDPLVLSFLQFVVCGLLCSALGAVFEPFSLTMLRHALPTLLYGGLLSVGVGYTLQVVAQRNAAPAHAAVIFSMEGVFAAFAGWAALGETLSARALLGCALMLAGLLACQLLPTRDAAPGNDAQPA; this is translated from the coding sequence ATGACACCGTCCGCCCGCCAACACCTTCGCGCCAACCTGCTGATGCTCGCCGCCGCCGCGATCTGGGGGTCGGCATTCGTCGCCCAACGCCTGAGCCTCGACGTGATCGGGCCGTTCCTGTTCACCGGGCTGCGCTTCCTGCTCGGCGCGGCGGTGCTGACGCCGCTGCTGTGGATGAAGGCGTCCGCGCGCGCCCAACTCGCGGCGATCGCGCGCGACCGCACGCTGCTGCTGCCCGGCATCGCGCTCGGCGCGCTGCTCGCGGTCTCGATCTCGCTGCAGCAGATCGGCCTCCAGTACACGAAGATCGCCAATGCCGGCTTCATCAGTTCGCTGTACGTCGTGCTCGTGCCGCTCCTCGGCGTGCTGCTGCGCCACCGCACCGGCCTCGGCACCTGGTTCGGCGCGCTGCTCGCCGCGCTCGGCCTGTACTTCCTCAGCATCGACGAGCACTTCTCGATCCTGTACGGCGACTGGTTCCAGCTCGCGGGCGCGTTCGTGATCGCCGCGCACGTGATGGCGGTCGGCTATCTCGCGCGCCGCCACGATCCGCTCGTGCTGTCGTTCCTGCAGTTCGTGGTCTGCGGCCTGCTGTGCAGCGCGCTCGGCGCCGTGTTCGAGCCGTTCAGCCTGACCATGCTCCGGCACGCGCTGCCCACGCTGCTGTACGGCGGCCTGCTGTCGGTCGGCGTCGGCTATACGCTGCAGGTCGTCGCGCAGCGCAACGCCGCGCCCGCGCACGCCGCCGTGATCTTCAGCATGGAAGGCGTATTCGCCGCGTTCGCCGGCTGGGCCGCGCTGGGCGAAACCCTGTCGGCGCGCGCGCTGCTCGGCTGCGCGCTGATGCTGGCCGGCCTGCTCGCGTGCCAGTTGCTGCCCACCCGCGACGCCGCACCCGGCAACGACGCGCAACCGGCCTGA
- a CDS encoding sensor histidine kinase, translating to MTPLSADPAAALLRARAAYFAAETARFARDQVLSTVSHDLRGPLNAMHSWAYVLERQLAHADANVLRALAGIRTGIEQQTKLIETQVDAPRAATRALALDCAAVAPAELAQQAAALARLALADARGTPLEIEPAPDLAAIISADGERLAQALFAMLTYAAEAGAPHRTVTLAASSDAATLRFEVRFTVHRDALVDAALPHLLEAFAREQALQVQDAKRGAWALGLCLRVAQAHGGAFAQDPLVDGAPSTLALTLPRTAVR from the coding sequence GTGACTCCGCTCTCCGCCGATCCGGCCGCCGCGCTGCTGCGCGCGCGCGCCGCGTACTTCGCCGCCGAAACGGCGCGCTTCGCGCGCGACCAGGTCCTGTCCACGGTCTCGCACGACCTGCGCGGGCCGCTCAACGCCATGCACAGCTGGGCCTACGTGCTCGAACGCCAGCTCGCCCACGCGGACGCCAACGTCCTGCGCGCGCTTGCCGGCATCCGCACCGGCATCGAACAGCAGACGAAGCTGATCGAGACGCAGGTCGACGCGCCGCGCGCCGCGACCCGCGCGCTCGCGCTCGATTGCGCCGCCGTCGCGCCCGCCGAACTCGCGCAGCAGGCGGCGGCGCTCGCGCGCCTCGCCCTTGCCGACGCGCGCGGCACGCCGCTCGAAATCGAACCGGCGCCCGACCTGGCCGCGATCATCTCCGCCGACGGCGAGCGGCTCGCCCAGGCGCTGTTCGCCATGCTGACCTACGCGGCCGAGGCCGGCGCGCCGCATCGCACGGTCACGCTCGCCGCCTCGTCGGACGCCGCCACGCTGCGCTTCGAGGTGCGCTTCACCGTGCACCGCGACGCACTCGTCGATGCGGCCCTGCCTCACCTGCTCGAAGCGTTCGCGCGCGAGCAGGCCTTGCAGGTGCAGGACGCGAAGCGCGGCGCCTGGGCGCTCGGGCTGTGCCTGCGCGTCGCGCAGGCGCATGGCGGCGCCTTCGCGCAGGACCCGCTCGTCGACGGCGCGCCGTCCACGCTGGCGCTGACGCTGCCGCGCACGGCCGTCCGCTGA
- a CDS encoding hemolysin family protein: MIQIFALIGALFLVALNGFFVAAEFGLVKLRATRVKTLARQHGLRGRILRIVHARLDAYLSACQLGITLASLGLGWIGEPAFSQLLTPLLAALGVESEQVVHLVSLVFAFSLISFLHIVVGELAPKSMAIRESEKVGLWVALPLYAFYWAMYPAIWVLNTSANAILRMVGLSAGHGDDAHYSTDELKLILRSRRNAAGASKTAKAAYSTDEWNTLAHSLDFSSMTVSDLMRPAHEMVGLRRDVSLADNMEVVARHRFSRYPLFGDASREHVGGLIHLKDLLLARHAGAALDDLSDYVRPVQYVKPDTPALDLFRRFRKGAPHFALVGNKHEKPIGFLTLDNLLGALVGQIHDEFRQGASDWSRLDDGTLMGKGSLPVVSLEQALGIDIDEGRAESVGGLVIQALSDLPSEGQRVSFERFDVVVKKMIGPRIVLVRVYPKAAKEADE; encoded by the coding sequence TTGATACAGATCTTCGCGCTCATCGGCGCGTTGTTCCTGGTGGCCCTGAACGGTTTCTTCGTCGCGGCCGAATTCGGCCTCGTCAAGCTGCGCGCGACCCGCGTCAAGACGCTCGCGCGCCAGCACGGGCTGCGCGGCCGCATCCTGCGCATCGTCCATGCGCGCCTCGACGCCTATCTGTCCGCCTGTCAGCTCGGCATCACGCTCGCCTCGCTCGGCCTCGGCTGGATCGGCGAGCCCGCGTTCTCCCAGCTGCTGACGCCGCTCCTGGCGGCGCTCGGGGTCGAGTCCGAGCAGGTCGTGCACCTGGTCTCGCTCGTGTTCGCGTTCTCGCTGATCTCGTTCCTGCACATCGTCGTCGGCGAGCTGGCGCCGAAATCGATGGCGATCCGCGAGTCGGAGAAGGTCGGCCTGTGGGTGGCCCTGCCGCTGTACGCGTTCTACTGGGCGATGTATCCGGCGATCTGGGTGCTGAACACGAGCGCGAACGCGATCCTGCGCATGGTGGGGCTGTCCGCCGGGCACGGCGACGACGCCCACTACTCGACCGACGAGCTGAAGCTGATCCTGCGCAGCCGCCGCAACGCGGCGGGCGCGTCGAAGACGGCGAAGGCCGCGTACAGCACCGACGAATGGAATACGCTCGCGCATTCCCTCGATTTCTCGTCGATGACGGTGTCGGACCTGATGCGCCCCGCGCACGAGATGGTCGGCCTGCGCCGCGACGTCTCGCTCGCCGACAACATGGAGGTGGTCGCTCGGCACCGCTTCAGCCGCTATCCGCTGTTCGGCGATGCATCGCGCGAACACGTGGGCGGCCTGATCCACCTGAAGGACCTGCTGCTCGCGCGCCACGCGGGCGCGGCGCTCGACGACCTGTCCGACTACGTGCGCCCGGTCCAGTACGTGAAACCCGACACGCCCGCGCTCGACCTGTTCCGGCGCTTCCGCAAGGGCGCGCCGCATTTCGCGCTGGTCGGCAACAAGCATGAGAAGCCGATCGGCTTCCTGACGCTCGACAACCTGCTCGGCGCGCTGGTCGGCCAGATCCACGACGAATTCCGCCAGGGCGCATCGGACTGGAGCCGCCTCGACGACGGCACGCTGATGGGCAAGGGCAGCCTGCCCGTGGTGTCGCTCGAACAGGCGCTCGGCATCGACATCGACGAAGGGCGCGCCGAGTCGGTCGGCGGCCTCGTGATCCAGGCGTTGAGCGACCTGCCGAGCGAAGGCCAGCGTGTGTCGTTCGAACGCTTCGACGTGGTCGTGAAGAAAATGATCGGGCCGCGCATCGTGCTGGTGCGCGTCTATCCGAAGGCGGCGAAGGAAGCGGACGAATAA
- a CDS encoding NAD-dependent epimerase/dehydratase family protein, whose translation MNIFVTGAGGFIGGSIAAGLVADGHRVSGLVRDPAQADALARIGVTPVTGTLDAHALLAAQAGAADAVVNAASSDHRGAIEALIDGLRGSGKVLLHTSGSSIVGDASGGEGSERIYHEDALPEPTPDKAARVALDRRVLAAAEEGVRSAVLCNTLIYGHGRGLPRERVQLPRLVRQARKSGIVRHVGRGLNIWSNVHIDDVVDLYRLALAKTPAGAFYFVENGEASYRDMTAAIAAAMGLGAAQDWPLADAEAEWGYEMANYGLGSNSRVRGERARSVLGWQPRHASVLDWIRGDLLRDGA comes from the coding sequence ATGAACATTTTCGTGACAGGCGCGGGCGGCTTCATCGGCGGTTCGATCGCGGCGGGGCTCGTCGCCGACGGCCATCGGGTGAGCGGGCTCGTGCGCGATCCGGCGCAGGCCGACGCGCTCGCGCGGATCGGCGTGACGCCGGTGACGGGCACGCTCGACGCGCACGCGCTGCTGGCCGCGCAGGCTGGCGCGGCGGACGCGGTCGTCAATGCGGCGAGCAGCGATCATCGCGGCGCGATCGAGGCGCTGATCGACGGGCTGCGCGGCTCGGGCAAGGTGCTGCTGCACACGAGCGGGTCGAGCATCGTCGGCGACGCCTCGGGCGGCGAAGGCAGCGAACGGATCTATCACGAGGATGCGCTGCCGGAGCCGACGCCGGACAAGGCCGCGCGGGTCGCGCTCGACCGCCGCGTGCTGGCGGCCGCCGAGGAGGGCGTGCGCAGCGCGGTACTGTGCAACACGCTGATCTACGGACACGGCCGCGGCCTGCCGCGCGAGAGAGTGCAGCTGCCGCGCCTCGTGCGCCAGGCGCGCAAGAGCGGGATCGTGCGCCATGTCGGGCGCGGGCTCAACATCTGGTCGAACGTGCATATCGACGACGTGGTCGACCTGTACCGCCTCGCGTTGGCGAAGACGCCGGCGGGCGCGTTCTACTTCGTCGAGAACGGCGAGGCGTCGTACCGCGACATGACGGCGGCGATCGCCGCCGCGATGGGGCTGGGCGCGGCGCAGGACTGGCCGCTCGCCGACGCGGAAGCGGAATGGGGCTACGAGATGGCGAACTACGGCCTCGGCTCGAACAGCCGGGTGCGCGGCGAACGCGCGCGCAGCGTGCTGGGCTGGCAACCGCGGCACGCATCGGTGCTCGACTGGATCCGCGGCGACCTGCTGCGCGACGGCGCATGA
- a CDS encoding LysR family transcriptional regulator, with protein MKTTTEELQMFVAIVDSGSITAAADQLGQTVSGVSRALHRLERKLGVTLLRRTTRSSQLSDEGELLLARARDILQSIEEAETAVALGRGKPAGRLRVDAATPFMLHAIVPHLPAFVARYPDIQLELSNNERFVDLIEQRIDIAIRIGELPDSSLHARALGASPRRLLASPAYLAGHGAPRTPADLKRHRLLGFTEPDTLNRWPIRQRGSDWLRIEPTLAASSGETLRHMALAGLGIACLADFMCAADVAAGRLVPLLPRAMSEHRQPVSAVYYRHAALTGRVQGFLDFLAQHVKL; from the coding sequence ATGAAGACCACGACCGAGGAACTGCAGATGTTCGTCGCGATCGTCGACAGCGGTTCGATCACCGCCGCCGCCGACCAGCTCGGGCAGACCGTCTCGGGCGTGAGCCGCGCGCTGCACCGCCTCGAACGCAAGCTCGGCGTCACGCTGTTACGCCGCACGACCCGCAGCTCGCAGCTGAGCGACGAGGGCGAACTGCTGCTCGCGCGCGCCCGCGACATCCTGCAGTCGATCGAGGAAGCGGAAACCGCGGTCGCGCTCGGCCGCGGGAAGCCGGCGGGCCGGCTGCGCGTCGACGCGGCCACGCCGTTCATGCTGCATGCGATCGTGCCGCACCTGCCCGCGTTCGTCGCGCGCTATCCGGACATCCAGCTCGAACTCAGCAACAACGAACGTTTCGTCGACCTGATCGAACAGCGGATCGACATCGCGATCCGGATCGGCGAGCTGCCCGATTCGTCGCTGCATGCGCGCGCGCTCGGCGCGAGCCCGCGCCGGCTGCTCGCGAGCCCCGCCTATCTCGCCGGACACGGCGCGCCGCGCACGCCCGCCGATCTGAAGCGGCACAGGCTGCTCGGCTTCACCGAACCCGACACGCTGAACCGCTGGCCCATCCGGCAGCGCGGCAGCGACTGGCTGCGCATCGAGCCGACGCTGGCCGCGTCGAGCGGCGAAACGCTGCGGCACATGGCGCTCGCGGGCCTCGGCATCGCCTGTCTCGCCGACTTCATGTGCGCGGCCGACGTCGCGGCGGGCCGCCTCGTGCCGCTGCTGCCCCGCGCCATGAGCGAGCATCGGCAACCCGTATCCGCCGTGTATTATCGGCACGCTGCGCTGACCGGCCGCGTGCAGGGCTTTCTCGACTTCCTCGCGCAGCACGTGAAACTCTAG
- a CDS encoding thiamine phosphate synthase, translating into MPDAHPLPAHYLITPEPASGADADLADFLARLSAALEGGHRLVQLRVKSLPAGAYATLAADAVARCHAHAARIVLNGPLDPARALASGADGVHLGSLALAALEARPLPAERLLSVACHSREHVLRAMRIGADCATLSPVLPTLTHPGAPTLGWERFAACAADAGLPIYALGGMTPALLPVARAHGAHGIAGIRGFW; encoded by the coding sequence ATGCCCGACGCTCACCCGCTGCCCGCGCACTACCTGATCACGCCCGAGCCCGCCTCCGGCGCCGACGCCGATCTGGCCGACTTCCTCGCGCGCCTGTCGGCCGCGCTCGAGGGCGGCCATCGGCTCGTCCAGCTGCGCGTGAAATCGCTGCCCGCCGGGGCATACGCGACACTCGCGGCCGATGCCGTCGCGCGCTGCCACGCCCACGCGGCGCGCATCGTGCTCAACGGCCCGCTCGATCCGGCGCGCGCGCTCGCAAGCGGCGCGGACGGCGTGCATCTGGGCAGCCTCGCGCTCGCCGCGCTGGAGGCGCGGCCGCTGCCGGCCGAGCGCCTGCTGTCGGTCGCCTGTCACTCGCGGGAACACGTCCTGCGGGCCATGCGCATCGGCGCGGATTGCGCGACGCTCTCGCCCGTGCTGCCGACGCTCACCCATCCGGGCGCGCCCACGCTGGGCTGGGAACGCTTCGCCGCCTGCGCGGCGGATGCGGGCCTGCCGATCTACGCGCTCGGCGGCATGACGCCCGCGCTGCTGCCCGTCGCGCGCGCGCACGGCGCGCACGGCATCGCGGGGATTCGCGGCTTCTGGTAG